Proteins encoded by one window of Dermochelys coriacea isolate rDerCor1 chromosome 13, rDerCor1.pri.v4, whole genome shotgun sequence:
- the LOC119842229 gene encoding olfactory receptor 10S1-like, whose protein sequence is MEPGNQTLVTDLVLEGLPNTRELPSLFFLLLYLLTLLGNTLTLLTVLCDSQLHALPMYCFLGHLSFLDACLSSVTMPKILPGLGGPGGRTISFSGCVVQLYIFHFLASTECFLYTVMAYDCFLADCHPLHYTVVMSRRASVGLAPGTWLTGSLHATIQAALTFCLPYCGPNWVEYLVCDIPAMLKLACADTATNCAVILANIGAVAAGCFLLICISYACIVSTILKIHTAQGRLRAFSICSTQLSLVLLVYVPMPFVYVHPALSHASEGAVAMFYTMFTPF, encoded by the coding sequence ATGGAGCCAGGAAATCAAACGCTGGTGACAGACTTGGTCCTGGAGGGACTCCCGAACACCAGGGAGCTtccctctctcttcttcctcctcctctaccTGCTCACCCTGCTAGGCAACACCCTCACCCTGTTGACTGTGCTCTGCGATTCCCAACTCCATGCCCTGCCCATGTACTGCTTCCTCGGCCACCTCTCCTTCCTTGATGCCTGCCTCTCCTCCGTCACCATGCCCAAGATCCTGCCTGGCTTGGGAGGGCCTGGTGGCAGGACCATCTCCTTCAGCGGCTGTGTGGTGCAGCTCTACATCTTCCATTTCCTAGCCAGCACCGAGTGCTTCCTCTACACGGTGATGGCTTATGACTGCTTCCTGGCTGACTGCCACCCTCTGCACTACACCGTGGTCATGAGCAGAAGGGCCAGTGTGGGGCTGGCACCTGGCACCTGGCTCACCGGCTCGCTCCATGCCACGATCCAGGCTGCCCTGACCTTCTGCCTGCCTTACTGTGGCCCCAACTGGGTGGAATACCTCGTCTGCGACATCCCCGCCATGCTGAAGCTGGCCTGCGCTGACACGGCCACCAACTGTGCCGTCATTCTGGCCAACATCGGGGCGGTGgcagctggctgcttcctgcTGATCTGCATTTCCTACGCCTGCATAGTGTCCACCATCCTGAAGATCCACACAGCCCAGGGAAGGCTGCGGGCATTCTCCATCTGCAGCACCCAGCTCAGCCTGGTGCTGCTGGTCTATGTGCCAATGCCGTTTGTATATGTGCACCCCGCTTTGAGTCACGCATCCGAAGGGGCAGTGGCCATGTTCTACACCATGTTCACTCCCTTTTGA
- the LOC119842075 gene encoding olfactory receptor 958-like, with protein MSGSDSQLVEIYTAPFSPMALLLIYTRRNRSSRLSTVVTHFILLGISNTDSLQTILFITFLAFYLCTLLGNLLILLAILVDPRLHTPMYFFLCNLSMLDISFSSISTPKFLANLWAKSRTISLGGCMSQVFFWNFLGSTECLLYTVMAYDRYVAICHPLRYLLIMNRRVCALLAAGTWITSSFHTTILTSLTFTLPYCGSNVVDYFFCDIFPVVKLACADTYIIETVTFTNTGMVPMICFLLILASYIRIIYSVLKMNSAEGRRKAASTCASHLAVTTVFFGPCALVYTQPQLSKVQVTPVQIFSKVVTPMLNPAIYTLRNKEMKAALRKLRGGQMPAR; from the exons atgtctgggtcagattctcagctggtagaAATCTACACAGCTCCTTTCAGTCCAATGgcgttactcctgatttacaccagg AGAAATCGATCCAGCCGTCTATCC ACTGTGGTGACTCATTTCATCCTCTTAGGGATCTCCAACACCGACAGCCTCCAGACCATCCTCTTCATCACCTTCTTAGCCTTCTACCTCTGCACTCTGCTGGGCAACCTGCTCATCTTATTAGCCATCCTTGTTGACCCCCGTCTGCACACCCCCATGTATTTCTTCCTCTGCAACCTCTCCATGCTGGACATCAGTTTTTCCTCCATCAGCACCCCTAAATTCCTTGCCAACCTCTGGGCCAAGAGTAGAACCATCTCTCTGGGTGGGTGCATGTCCCAGGTcttcttctggaacttcctggGCAGTACCGAGTGCCTTCTCTACACCGTCATGGCCTATGACCGGTACGTGGCCATCTGCCACCCGCTGCGCTACCTGCTTATCATGAACCGGAGGGTGTGTGCCCTTCTGGCTGCTGGCACCTGGATCACCAGCTCCTTCCACACCACCATCCTCACCAGCCTGACCTTCACGCTGCCCTACTGCGGATCCAATGTGGTGGACTATTTCTTCTGTGACATCTTCCCGGTGGTCAAGCTGGCCTGTGCAGACACATACATCATTGAGACTGTGACCTTCACCAACACTGGTATGGTGCCCATGATCTGCTTCCTCCTCATCCTCGCGTCCTACATCAGGATCATCTATTCCGTCCTGAAGATGAACTCGGCTGAAGGGCGGCGCAAAGCAGCCTCCACTTGCGCCTCACATCTGGCGGTAACGACAGTGTTCTTCGGGCCCTGCGCCCTAGTCTACACTCAGCCCCAGCTGAGCAAAGTGCAGGTGACCCCTGTGCAGATCTTCAGCAAAGTGGTCACGCCCATGCTGAACCCAGCCATCTACACGCTGAGGAACAAGGAGATGAAAGCGGCTCTAAGAAAACTGAGAGGGGGTCAAATGCCTGCACGTTGA